The Chryseobacterium sp. G0186 genome includes the window ATATTAGGCTTAAAGAATCCATTACCAAAAATAATAACAAATAATGCCAGCCACATAATAAGTTTAGCACTTCCCAGGTCTGCAGAGAAAGTTGAAGCACTAATGAATAGTAAAAACTGACCAATCGCCATTAAAGATCCTCCAATGATGATTGCAAATCTGTTTCCAATGTATTTATCTGCAATAAACCCTCCTAAAAGAGGTGTTAAATAACATAAAGCTAGAAATCCACCGTAGATAATAGCTGCATCAGCTTCTTTTATCAATAAGGAATTTACCATAAAGAGCGTCAAGAGTGCTCTCATTCCATAAAAGTTGAAACGCTCCCACATTTCCGTTCCGAATAGAACCCACAATCCTTTCGGATGTCTGGAATTCTTATTCTCTACAAATTCATCCGGTTTCGGACTCAATGCTTCAATATTATCCATTTCTATTGTTAATTTTTGTTAAGACTGACAAATATAGTTTATTTTGGGTTTTTGGCAAGATTTTAATTTTATTTTTAAATAAAAAAGCTGCGGAACCATTCCGCAGCTTGTTATTCTTTATAATAGTAAGGATTAGTGACCTTTTTCTTTCATAATTTTATTCAATCTTTTTAACATTGAAAGCCCCAATAAGGTAGCAAATATTAACAAACCGAAATTTACAAGGAAATAATTCGTTTTGTTTTCATAGCCGTACCATGTACTCGCCAGAATCCCTGACAGTTTATTTCCTACAGAATTGGCAAGGAAGAATCCACCCATCATTAAGGCTGTAATTCTAGCAGGAGAAAGCTTGGAAACGAAAGAAAGTCCCATTGGAGATAGACATAATTCACCAATTGTAATGACTCCGTAACTTGCTACCAGCCATAAAGGTGAAACTTTTACAGCTCCGTTGTCTCCGGCCATTACCGCTAAAACCATGACAAGACATGATAAGCCCGAAATGAAGAGTCCTAAAACAATCTTGGTAGGCGTTAAAGGCTCTTTTCCTTTTCTTCTTAACAGCGCCCAGAATCCTACAATAACCGGAGTTAATGCAATTACCCAAAATGGATTGATGGATTGAAATAATTCTGTATTGTATAGGTATACCTTATTTTCAGGGTTTTTCTCTAGAACGGCACGCTGTTCAGGAGAGATATTTTTAAAGTAAACATCTTTCCCCATTTCTTTCTTGGTTTCCCCGTTATCATCTTTTTGGGATCTGAACTGGTTATCGTAAATAGGAGTTTCTTTGTCCTCATAACTTTTACCATCCACCATATAGATTCCCTCTAATGGTTTTTCAAGAGAAGCAGGAACACTTCTGTCTGTGTAATAATTGGCCCATCTCGTTAAGGCAGTACCATTTTGTTTGAAAACTGCCCAGAAGAACATGCTGATCAGAAATACTGAAAGTAAGGCTCCGATTGAAGATTTCTCTTCAGGTTTAGCTTTAAAGTAAAGTGATGCATAGAAATAAATGACAGGAACGCATGCAAAAATAAAGGCATCTGTACTATCACTCCCAAAAATATTGTTGGGGATAAACCAGCCAATTCCTCCGGCTATGATGGCAGGAACAAATACTTTAAGCATAATTTCAGAAAGTTTTGTATCTCCTTCTTGTACCGGCTTCATCTGTGCTGCATGGATATAGTGCTTTCTTCCGATCGTGAAAATAACCATACCAATCAACATCCCAACTCCGGCAGTAATGAAAGCTTCACCCCAACCGAATTTATTACGCATAAATGCAGCAATAATGTTACAGATAAATGCACCAATGTTGATTCCCATATAGAAAATATTGTATCCGGAATCCTTATTGGCTTTATAAGGTTCTTCAGAATAAAGATTTCCTAATAAAGTTGAAATGGTAGGCTTAAAGAAACCGTTTCCAATAATAATTAAAGCCAGGGAAGTATAAAATAAAGGTAAATCCTTAAAAACACCCATCCCAATATATCCGGCAGCCATTAAGAATCCTCCAATATAAATAGATTTGATGTATCCTAAAACCCTGTCAGCCAAAAAACCACCAATAAATGGGGTAAGATAAGTCAGCGCGATATAGGTTCCGAAAATATCATCAGCGGTTTTGTCAGGAAGTCCCAGGCCTCCTGTCATACCGGTAGGTTCAATCACATACAGAACAAAGATTCCAAGAATCAGGTAGTACCCGAAACGCTCCCACATTTCCGTAAAAAAGAGAAAGGGCAGCCCTTTAGGATGTTTAGTCTTCATATATTCAAATTTCAATTCCCCCAAAAATAAGTTTTTAATTTCAATTGATAAAATAAATAATACAGAGGGAAATGATTAATGAAATAAATAAAAATCCCTTTCAAAAACTTGAAAAGGAAGTATTGGTTGTTTTAATCTGTAAGGTGATTATAAATTACTCAGAATAAAATCTGTCATTTTCTGATACAGTTGCGGTCTTGTCTGTCCACCATAAATACCATGGTTTTTATCCGGATAGGCCATGAAGTCAAACTGTTTTTTGTTTTGAATCAAAGCTTCAGACAGTTCCATTGAATTTTGGAAATGTACATTATCATCCGCAGTTCCGTGGATTAAAAGGAATTTACCCTTCAATAAGTTGGCATATTCTGTAGGAGAATTTTTATCATAACCATCAGGGTTCTCCTGTGGAGTTCTCATAAATCTTTCCGTATATACAGAATCATAATATCTCCAGTTGGTTACCGGTGCTACGGCAATACCCATTTTGAAAACATCAGCCCCTTTTGTCATGGCTAAGCTGGTCATATAACCACCGAAGCTCCATCCGAACATTCCGATTCTTCCTTTATCAATATAAGACTGGTTTCCAAACCATTTTGCTGCTGTGATCTGATCTTCAATTTCATATTTTCCAAGGTTCATATAAGTAACTTTCTTATATTTTGCCCCTTTATATCCCGTTCCACGTCCATCTACACAGGCTACAATATATCCTTTTTGTACAAGATGATTAAACCACATGGCATTTCCATTGTCCCAAGAGTTCGCAACCTGCTGAGATCCCGGTCCGGAATATTGGAACATAAATAGCGGATACTTTTTGTTAGGATCAAAGTTTTTAGGCTTCATCACCCAAGCATTCATTTGGTCACCCACAGCATTCGGAATTGTGATGAATTCCTTTTCTGCAAAGTTATCGGCCTTTAATTTCTGAAGTTGATCATTATTATTCTGAAGTTCTTTTACTGTTTTACCATTTCCGTCTTTTAAAACATAAGTATATGGTTTTGCAGCCGTAGAAGAGGTTTCAATAAAATAATTATAGTTTTTGCTGAAATTGGCAGAATTGTTTCCTTCTGCATTAGAGATAAGCTGAGACTTACCGTTTTCGATATTTACTTTAGAAACAACCTTATTGATGCTTCCTTTTTCTGTAGTCTGAACGTAGATTTCCTTAGATTTTGGATTGAAACCATAATAATCTGTTACCTCCCAATTTCCTTTAGTAATCTGTTTTTTAAGCTTACCATCCTTTTCATACCAATACAAATGACGGTTTCCGTCTCTTTCGGAAGCCCAAAGGAAAGAATCATCTTCCAGGAATTCCAGTGTCGGGCTGTCTGTATCAATCCATTTATCATCCGTTTCAGTAAATAATTTCTGAACAGCTCCTGTTTTCGTATTTACTTTTAAAATATCTGAAGCATTCTGAATTCTTTCAGAAGTAATCAAAACAACCTCATCAGGTTTTGCCGTCTGGAAAACATTTGGAATATAGTAGTTTTTAAATGATCCCAGATTTAACTGCATTGTTTTCCCTGTATCAAGACGGTATAACTGTGCTGAAACTACAGAGTTTTTTTCTCCTGCTTTAGGATATTTGTAACGCATTTCTACAGGATAAAGATTTTTTCCGTAGATAGGAATATAAATTTCAGGAACCTGGCCTTCATCAGATTTTACAAATACAATGGCATCAGAATTTTTTGTCCATTCATATTGTCTTGCATGCCCGAATTCTTCTTCGTATACCCAATCAGCTAAACCATTAATGATTGAATTTTTCTTTCCGTCATTACTGATTTGTGTAATCTTTCCGGAACTCAGATCCTGATAGAATAAATTATTATCCGAAATGAAAGCAATTTTTGTTGCATCAGGGGAAAATCTTGGCTCTTGTATAGTTTTTCCATCATTTAAGCTGATTACCTTTCCTGATTTTAAATCCTTTACTTCAAACTTTCCAAGGAAAGAATGTCTGTAAATAGGCTGACTTTCTTTCAGTAAAAGAATCTTGGACTCATCATCAGAAAATTCATAGCTTTCAAAGCTTCCTTCCACAATATTTCCCTCTTTTTGAGAAGTTTTGTAGGAATATTTTGCAATCCCTGATGGTTCAATAACTAAATAATTTTCACCGTTTTTCATGGAAGCAATCCCTGCAATCCCTTTTCCGCGGTAATATCCCGAATATATTTTGTCTAAGGTGATTTCCTGCGCTGACACATGATGAAATGCAGCTGCTATAGTAAGAGTTAAGAGTATTTTTTTCATTTCTAATTTTAATGATTCCAAATTTAATGATTCTTACTTACATAACCATATTGAAATTTTTCAGTATAAATATTTTTATGAGTAAATTCTAAGGAGACAAAAAAAACATCTTATGGTTAAGTTTTATAAAAAAGGCAATTTGGCAAAAAAATTGAATATATATAATAACAAATCAATTCAAAAAAATAATTATGGAAACGAATGCATACAACCAGAAACTAAACCGTTATGTATTAAACGACCGAATTGTTTATACAGGTTTTTCCAGCTTTAATGATGCCGAAGAATGTACTCATAAAAAAGGTGGAGTATTGGTAGAAGTGGGGTTTAAAGACGGTAACGACAACCCTGAAATCACAGATGAAGCCGGTTTGATAGAGAAAAAACTTCATTACTATGTGTATGCAGGCGATGAATACAAATTTATCCACTCTTCTGATCCCGGATTTAGAAAATATGCAGATGAGCTGCAGAAAATTAAGGCAAAAAATGATAAAACAAGTCCGGATGAAAGGTATTTTGCCAATTTCGAAATTGAGAATATAGAAGATCCGATCATTGTAATCAAAAATGATCATTTTGAATCGGTAACATCAAGAGAGCGTTCAAAGTATTTGAAACATGCCAAAGTTTATGAACTGGGGGTATCCCTGCCTAAATCTTAAAAAAATCTTATCATGAGCAAGACTAAATATTCAGATAAAGCTCAGGACAAAGTAGGAGAAGTGATGCACGAATTTAAGGAAGGAAAACTAAAATCCTCTTCCGGAAAGAAAGTAACAAACCGAAAACAGGCTATTGCCATCGGTATTTCTGAAGCCAGAGAAGAAGGGTTGAAAGTACCACCAAAGAAGAAAAGTAAATAATTTTCAATAAAAATGCCGGGAAGAAGTTCCCGGCATTTTTATTGAACAGCAAAATAACTTTGATATCGTTCTTATGTTTTTATTATTTTTCCTGATGATAAAGAACTCTGTAGTATTCATCTGCCATTCTATCACTGTTGAACTGATCTTTTACATCATTCATGGCATTGTACTGAATTTTTCTCCATTGATCAGGATGGTCGTAATAGGTTGGAATGATCTCGTTTTCCAGAATTTCATACAGCTTATTTAAGTCATAATTATCCTGTTCATAGATGCTCATATTCAGATAATCCGCTTTTGGAACTACGAATGAGTTTTCCCCATGTTTTGCAAATTCAGGAATCCAGCCATCATCTGTAGATAGATTTACAGAGCCGTTCATTGCTGCAGTCATTCCCGAAGTTCCTGAAGCTTCCCTTGGAACTCTGGGGTTGTTTAGCCATAAGTCAGAACCTTGCTTCAATGATTTGCTTAATGAAAGTTCATAGCCTGTAAGAACAGCCAGGCTTTTATGGTTTTTACTTTCCTCCACCAGGGTATTGAAAGTAGAAATAGCCGAATAGTCCATAGGGTAAGGTTTTCCTGCCCAAATAATCTGTACCGGATATTTCGGATTGTTCAGAAGTCTGTAGAATCTGTCTTTATCGTGTAAAAGCAGATCTGCTCGTTTGTAACCTGCAAATCTTCTGGCCCAGACAATTGTGAAAACATTCGGATTGAATAGATTTCCGGTTTGGTCTGCCACAATGCTGAATAACTTTTTCTTTAAATGCTTTTTACGATAGTCAAAAACGGTTTCATCATTTTCATCTTTGGCATTATAAAGAGGCTTGTCTGCCCAGTATTTAAACTCCTGCGCGTTGGTAATGGATGTAATTTCACAGATCCCGGGATATTTATTCCACATGGCTCTGGAAACAACACCGTGAAGCTGGGAAACACCATTGGCAATTCTCGCCATCTTCAAAGCACAAAGCGAATGATTGAAACGATCGTCATCAGTTCCCTCAATTCCTTTCACCTCATCCATACTATATCCTGAGAAATAAGACATATCATAACATAATTTAAAATTATGCTTTTCGTTTCCTGCCTCTTCCGGAGTATGCGTAGTGAAAACCAGTTTCTCTTTAACCTTACTCAGGTCTCCATTGTATTTTTTTAACAGATAAAACGCTGCAGGAAGTCCATGGGCTTCATTCAGATGGTAGACCTCTCTTTCGATGTTCATTTCATCCAGTAATTTTGCCCCTCCTTTTCCAAGAAGAATATACTGAGCAAGCTTTGTAGATTCATTGGCATCATAGAGCTTATGACAGATTGTTTTTGAAACATGATCGTTTTCAGGAACATCTGTAGATAGGAAGAACATGGGTGCTGTATTGAAGATTTCCGGATCTAAGTACCATACTTTTACCCAAACCGGAGCACTGTGAATTTCGATTTGAAACTTTATTCCTGTATCTTCAAGAAAGCTGTACATTTTTTTCGTCCATACCGGTTGTAAGGTTTGATCGTGATTTCTTGCCTGATCATAGTAGCCGAATTTCCAAAGAATTCCGATTCCGATAAGGTCCTGCTTTAAATTATAAGCACTTCTCATATGTGATCCGGCTAAGAAGCCAAGTCCTCCTGAATATATTTTCAACACCTGCTCAAGGGCAAACTCCATCGAGAAATAGGCG containing:
- a CDS encoding S9 family peptidase — encoded protein: MKKILLTLTIAAAFHHVSAQEITLDKIYSGYYRGKGIAGIASMKNGENYLVIEPSGIAKYSYKTSQKEGNIVEGSFESYEFSDDESKILLLKESQPIYRHSFLGKFEVKDLKSGKVISLNDGKTIQEPRFSPDATKIAFISDNNLFYQDLSSGKITQISNDGKKNSIINGLADWVYEEEFGHARQYEWTKNSDAIVFVKSDEGQVPEIYIPIYGKNLYPVEMRYKYPKAGEKNSVVSAQLYRLDTGKTMQLNLGSFKNYYIPNVFQTAKPDEVVLITSERIQNASDILKVNTKTGAVQKLFTETDDKWIDTDSPTLEFLEDDSFLWASERDGNRHLYWYEKDGKLKKQITKGNWEVTDYYGFNPKSKEIYVQTTEKGSINKVVSKVNIENGKSQLISNAEGNNSANFSKNYNYFIETSSTAAKPYTYVLKDGNGKTVKELQNNNDQLQKLKADNFAEKEFITIPNAVGDQMNAWVMKPKNFDPNKKYPLFMFQYSGPGSQQVANSWDNGNAMWFNHLVQKGYIVACVDGRGTGYKGAKYKKVTYMNLGKYEIEDQITAAKWFGNQSYIDKGRIGMFGWSFGGYMTSLAMTKGADVFKMGIAVAPVTNWRYYDSVYTERFMRTPQENPDGYDKNSPTEYANLLKGKFLLIHGTADDNVHFQNSMELSEALIQNKKQFDFMAYPDKNHGIYGGQTRPQLYQKMTDFILSNL
- a CDS encoding peptide MFS transporter, translating into MKTKHPKGLPFLFFTEMWERFGYYLILGIFVLYVIEPTGMTGGLGLPDKTADDIFGTYIALTYLTPFIGGFLADRVLGYIKSIYIGGFLMAAGYIGMGVFKDLPLFYTSLALIIIGNGFFKPTISTLLGNLYSEEPYKANKDSGYNIFYMGINIGAFICNIIAAFMRNKFGWGEAFITAGVGMLIGMVIFTIGRKHYIHAAQMKPVQEGDTKLSEIMLKVFVPAIIAGGIGWFIPNNIFGSDSTDAFIFACVPVIYFYASLYFKAKPEEKSSIGALLSVFLISMFFWAVFKQNGTALTRWANYYTDRSVPASLEKPLEGIYMVDGKSYEDKETPIYDNQFRSQKDDNGETKKEMGKDVYFKNISPEQRAVLEKNPENKVYLYNTELFQSINPFWVIALTPVIVGFWALLRRKGKEPLTPTKIVLGLFISGLSCLVMVLAVMAGDNGAVKVSPLWLVASYGVITIGELCLSPMGLSFVSKLSPARITALMMGGFFLANSVGNKLSGILASTWYGYENKTNYFLVNFGLLIFATLLGLSMLKRLNKIMKEKGH
- a CDS encoding DUF6496 domain-containing protein — protein: MSKTKYSDKAQDKVGEVMHEFKEGKLKSSSGKKVTNRKQAIAIGISEAREEGLKVPPKKKSK
- the glgP gene encoding alpha-glucan family phosphorylase, which produces MDFRNFKIPYNINPQYSKKTAYFSMEFALEQVLKIYSGGLGFLAGSHMRSAYNLKQDLIGIGILWKFGYYDQARNHDQTLQPVWTKKMYSFLEDTGIKFQIEIHSAPVWVKVWYLDPEIFNTAPMFFLSTDVPENDHVSKTICHKLYDANESTKLAQYILLGKGGAKLLDEMNIEREVYHLNEAHGLPAAFYLLKKYNGDLSKVKEKLVFTTHTPEEAGNEKHNFKLCYDMSYFSGYSMDEVKGIEGTDDDRFNHSLCALKMARIANGVSQLHGVVSRAMWNKYPGICEITSITNAQEFKYWADKPLYNAKDENDETVFDYRKKHLKKKLFSIVADQTGNLFNPNVFTIVWARRFAGYKRADLLLHDKDRFYRLLNNPKYPVQIIWAGKPYPMDYSAISTFNTLVEESKNHKSLAVLTGYELSLSKSLKQGSDLWLNNPRVPREASGTSGMTAAMNGSVNLSTDDGWIPEFAKHGENSFVVPKADYLNMSIYEQDNYDLNKLYEILENEIIPTYYDHPDQWRKIQYNAMNDVKDQFNSDRMADEYYRVLYHQEK